In Harmonia axyridis chromosome X, icHarAxyr1.1, whole genome shotgun sequence, a single window of DNA contains:
- the LOC123685775 gene encoding sorting nexin-17, whose translation MMHFSIPDVQEINDGNGSSFIGYNIHINGVFHCTVRYKQLHNLHEQLKKEFGSDNLPSFPPKKILPLTTGQIDERRSLLEKYIQIIGQDAKILSSDLIIGFLLSAQQETSCEKNVEVSLDVYTMNNYKISVRVLVFDRTDQVLTKVCQNINLPEEYVKYFSLFLIREDNGDTFIIRKLLNLESPYMSHKSVKENNKVFLRKSYWDINFDSELMNDPIALNLLYVQTVAELEKGWIICTRDTRLHLTNLQAKLAKKDYIRFAATLKYYGYTQFAPCFCDYPNPRTRVLIAIGDHELNMRIIDSGQHFKEGCFKVTRMRCWRITATHNKIDNPANSRTNSTTCLELAFEYLMSKDKLQWVTVTSDQAILMSLCLQSLVDELLVKKNGYDTKTQAAKRGPWSYMKRDGSSHLISLDNLDINTNNKTTTEGNRIQDTFSIRKLQEKFSIVSFKSGRGIVENHAFEGIGDENL comes from the exons ATGATGCATTTCTCCATTCCGGATGTGCAAGAGATAAATGATGGAAATGGGTCATCATTTATT GGCTATAACATCCATATCAATGGTGTTTTCCATTGTACAGTTAGGTACAAGCAATTACATAATTTACATGAACAACTCAAAAAAGAATTTGGAAGTGACAATTTGCCCAGTTtcccaccaaaaaaaattttacctcTCACCACTGGACAGATAGATGAAAGAAGATCCCTTCTGGAAAAATACATTCAAATAA ttggGCAAGACGCAAAAATACTCTCTTCAGATCTAATAATTGGTTTCTTATTGTCGGCACAGCAGGAAacttcctgtgaaaaaaatgtgGAGGTGTCTTTAGATGTATACACGATGaataactataaaatttctGTTAGAGTTTTAGTTTTTGACAGGACTGATCAAGTATTGACTAAGGTTTGCCAAAACATCAACTTGCCAGAGGAATATGTTAAATACTTCTCATTATTTCTCATAAGAGAAGATAATGGTGATACTTTCATTATCAGAAAACTATTGAATTTAGAATCTCCTTACATGTCGCATAAGAGTGTCAAGgaaaataacaaggtctttttgaGGAAAAG CTACTGGGATATCAATTTTGACAGTGAATTAATGAATGATCCTATAGCGCTAAATCTTCTTTATGTACAAACGGTAGCTGAATTAGAAAAGGGATGGATAATATGTACAAGAGATACAAGATTACATCTAACAAATTTACAAGCCAAATTAGCCAAAAAAGATTATATCAGATTTGCAGCCACTCTGAAATATTATGGATATACTCAGTTTGCACCTTGTTTTTGTGATTATCCCAATCCAAGAACTAGAGTGTTGATAGCTATAGGAGATCATGAACTGAATATGAGAATTATCGATTCTGGTCAGCATTTTAAAGAAGGTTGTTTCAAAGTAACTAGAATGAGGTGTTGGAGGATTACAGCTACACAT aataaaatagACAATCCAGCAAATAGTAGAACGAACAGTACCACCTGCTTGGAGCTggcatttgaatatttaatgtcGAAAGATAAATTACAATGGGTAACAGTGACGAGCGATCAAGCAATTCTAATGTCTTTATGTCTGCAATCACTTGTGGATGAATTGTtggtaaaaaaaaatggctATGATACCAAAACACAGGCAGCTAAAAGAGGGCCATGGTCTTATATGAAGAGGGATGGCTCGTCACATTTAATATCTTTGGACAATTTAGATATCAATACTAATAATAAAACTACAACT GAGGGAAACAGAATTCAAGACACTTTTTCAATCAGAAAACTTCAAgagaaattttctattgtttccTTTAAATCTGGTAGAGGAATCGTAGAGAATCATGCTTTTGAAGGCATAGGAGATGAAAACTTATAA
- the LOC123686194 gene encoding uncharacterized protein LOC123686194 yields MDPFRPRTSRPRRRSEPLIAKPLPQDLKYETKTERIKDSQKTVRPKTACTQSKSSSSRHSSGVRGTERYLYTHHDSTETETDTETIKATSPKPIYNKHISTRESSRAASIQGDEKFFSACDLTGAETDTETLKPMSPKEFYSTSENLIDDIVDDYSSDFDSDVDDDNDGAETVISVPEKYSLPATPMSFCDALSFDSFREYTSTVDSDASTVVSIAPKQKKSRHQRRSSGVREEICLKDEKPIVPILNLDDLRSVSEISSVMLKSARGVTDLKLRDSKRRDPSGSRLAEQLKKIDSKNMLFFPSRTLTRPSIESIYGPVKKKSSVSLRSSSTLRQSSNTLTSLKAPSNASNDKAKAQKTPLEKDTPRPAAIKEATDKPVEPTVKKIEPKILPPLITKKITDRKVDRNRPAGPLKPKPFMASGCGKGIPSLENLPKPVIGRVPSFILNKRKEAEEKKKEEEQKKKEEEERAKEAEEKKKIAKEIKSKSLNYLQNTIKPAIPSAALMNSRTTDDLLPKSKIPLRKRGSQSTSNLIPTTETGILKRAATGTALKPKKSVTFAVPEPENSPKTEKPKKPVNTTYIDPSRRQYKKFFEKLPVFDEGPLPITEPSRLYQAIKNKGWEYSQFTPKNPDYPVPTIPYNFLDQYLHIFNNNLERAAVHMRHGSVAICICDKAGDAGEFCEKHIDTAKLQYFREACEVMIYVLSVRYEVPEYDEAEKLFQEKYPYIYNEWVLKFPTRLSMDYRVREARCKLELVGHCQRVLEEEQLLAEFTQSEEIIGLKRDISISGRMKDLDDDFELSYTFLVKEYPNLFVQLVQKIEFMPLAIERKAIGTRRKQVANRALVPDEKLQEMEDLLKAQSQEQEEESEEQDEEIQEQDEESQEQDEEIEEQDE; encoded by the exons ATGGATCCCTTCAGACCAAGAACGTCTCGTCCCAGAAGACGCTCAGAACCCCTCATTGCAAAGCCACTACCCCAGGATTTGAAATAtg aaacaaaaactgaaaggATTAAAGATTCTCAAAAAACTGTACGCCCAAAGACAGCATGTACTCAATCTAAATCTTCGAGTTCAAGACATTCCAGTGGCGTACGAGGTACTGAAAGATATTTATATACTCATCATGATTCAACAG AAACTGAAACAGATACCGAAACTATCAAAGCAACTTCTCCAAAACCAATATATAACAAACATATATCTACAAGGGAATCTAGCAGAGCGGCCTCAATACAAggtgatgaaaaatttttttctgcctGCGATTTAACTG GTGCAGAAACAGATACAGAAACCCTTAAACCAATGTCCCCAAAAGAATTTTATTCGACTTCTGAGAATCTCATTGATGATATAGTCGATGATTATTCCTCCGATTTTGATTCTGATGTTGATGATGATAATGATG GTGCGGAGACTGTTATATCTGTACCTGAAAAATATTCGTTACCTGCCACTCCTATGAGTTTTTGTGATGCGCTCTCATTTGATAGCTTCAGAGAATATACATCAACCGTAGATTCTG ATGCAAGTACGGTAGTATCAATTGCtccgaaacaaaaaaaatctcgTCATCAGAGAAGATCCAGCGGCGTACGAGAGGAAATATGCTTGAAAGATGAGAAACCAATAGTGCCAATACTGAACTTGGACG ATCTTCGAAGTGTAAGCGAAATATCATCTGTTATGCTGAAATCTGCAAGAGGAGTCACTGATCTGAAACTGAGAGATTCCAAAAGACGAGATCCCTCAG GTTCTCGACTTGCTGAACAACTGAAGAAAATTGACTCGAAAAACATGCTATTTTTCCCATCAAGGACTCTAACACGCCCAAGCATCGAAAGCATTTATGGACCGGTCAAAAAGAAGTCATCAGTTTCTTTGAGATCATCTTCTACACTTCGCCAAAGTTCAAACACCCTGACCTCATTAAAAGCACCAAGTAACGCCAGCAACGACAAGGCAAAGGCTCAGAAAACTCCTTTGGAAAAAGATACCCCCCGTCCTGCAGCCATAAAAGAAGCAACTGACAAGCCAGTTGAACCAACCGTCAAGAAGATTGAACCGAAAATTTTACCACCCCTAATaactaaaaaaattacagatagGAAAGTTGACAGGAACCGTCCTGCTGGTCCTTTGAAACCTAAGCCTTTCATGGCTTCAGGCTGTGGTAAAGGAATTCCATCTCTGGAGAACCTTCCAAAACCAGTAATAGGAA GGGTACcatcattcattttgaataaacgAAAGGAagctgaagaaaaaaagaaagaagaagaacagaaaaagaaagaagagGAAGAAAGAGCGAAAGAAgcagaagaaaaaaagaaaattgcaAAAGAGATTAAATCTAAAAGTTTGAATTATCTTCAGAACACAATTAAACCTGCTATACCAAGTGCAGCTTTAATGAATAGCAGAACAACTGATGATTTACTACCAAAAAGCA aaattcccTTGAGAAAGCGAGGCTCTCAAAGTACAAGTAATCTGATTCCTACTACGGAAACAGGCATTCTGAAGAGGG CTGCAACAGGAACAGCTCTGAAACCGAAGAAGAGCGTAACTTTTGCAGTACCCGAGCCTGAGAATTCACCTAAAACTGAAAAACCCAAAAAACCTGTAAACACAACCTATATAGATCCATCTAGACGACAATACAAAAAAT TCTTTGAAAAACTGCCCGTCTTTGATGAAGGACCATTACCTATCACTGAACCCTCCCGACTTTACCAAGCCATCAAGAATAAAGGCTGGGAATACTCTCAATTCACCCCTAAGAATCCCGATTATCCTGTACCTACCATTCCCTACAATTTCCTCGATCAATATTTACATA tattcaaCAATAATCTGGAACGTGCAGCAGTGCATATGCGACATGGCAGCGTAGCGATTTGTATCTGTGATAAAGCAGGTGATGCTGGCGAATTTTGTGAGAAACATATCGATACTGCCAAGTTGCAGTATTTCCGAGAGGCTTGCGAAGTGATGATCTATGTTTTGTCTGTTCGCTACGAAGTTCCTGAGTATGACGAAGCAGAAAAATTGTTCCAAGAGAAGTACCCCTACATATATAACGAATGGGTTCTGAAATTCCCGACAAGACTATCCATGGATTACCGCGTGAGAGAGGCTAGATGCAAACTTGAATTGGTGGGACACTGCCAACGCGTTTTGGAGGAGGAGCAACTTCTTGCAGAGTTCACCCAAAGCGAGGAGATAATAGGATTGAAGAGAGATATCTCAATAAGTGGACGCATGAAGGATCTTGACGACGACTTCGAATTATCTTATACATTTTTGGTCAAGGAGTATCCAAACTTGTTCGTTCAATTGGTACAAAAGATTGAATTTATGCCTCTAGCGATTGAAAGAAAGGCTATCGGCACTCGTAGGAAACAAGTAGCGAATAGAGCCTTAGTACCAGATGAGAAATTACAAGAAATGGAGGATCTCTTAAAAGCCCAATCGCAAGAGCAAGAAGAGGAATCTGAAGAACAAGATGAAGAGATTCAAGAACAAGATGAAGAATCACAAGAACAGgatgaagaaattgaagaacaAGATGAATGA